A single region of the Verrucomicrobiota bacterium genome encodes:
- a CDS encoding outer membrane lipoprotein-sorting protein, whose protein sequence is MEIIPTLVHAQAAEEILMAARMSPTARPASLRAQIRGEEKPTLLRIGLKDHVITYEFKEPEQILLLKLEPGNTRLLEKKNGVSQTISGSHLNDVIRDTGVTYQDLSLGFLYWPRPVLQGEDTIKTRPAWKIDLQAPPGEEAYGVARVWIDKDSGAILRIEGYDKKGLLLRRFEIVSAQKIDGLWMLKQMRIESFNPGNPDPISRRYLEVLGKDSQG, encoded by the coding sequence ATGGAAATTATTCCCACACTTGTTCACGCACAAGCGGCTGAGGAGATCCTTATGGCTGCTCGAATGAGCCCAACGGCAAGACCTGCTTCCCTGCGGGCTCAGATCCGGGGCGAGGAGAAGCCGACACTGTTGCGTATTGGCCTCAAAGACCATGTGATCACCTACGAGTTCAAGGAACCGGAACAAATCCTCCTGCTCAAACTCGAACCCGGAAACACCAGACTTCTGGAGAAAAAGAACGGGGTGTCGCAGACCATCAGCGGCTCCCATCTCAACGATGTCATCAGGGACACCGGTGTCACCTATCAGGATCTCTCCTTGGGATTTCTCTACTGGCCCCGTCCTGTCCTGCAGGGAGAAGATACCATCAAGACCCGACCAGCATGGAAGATCGATCTTCAGGCACCCCCAGGCGAAGAAGCGTATGGCGTCGCCCGTGTCTGGATCGACAAAGATTCCGGCGCCATCCTGCGCATCGAAGGCTATGACAAGAAAGGCCTTCTCCTGCGCCGGTTTGAAATCGTCTCCGCGCAGAAGATCGACGGCCTCTGGATGCTCAAGCAGATGAGGATCGAGAGTTTCAACCCAGGAAATCCGGATCCCATCTCCCGCCGTTACCTCGAGGTACTCGGGAAAGACTCACAAGGATAA
- a CDS encoding DUF393 domain-containing protein has product MSMPPRPLPLVIYDGECGFCTASMRRWIIAGIGRLEFSAVQDGEGEAYGFPPDRPMGAVHLIEVDGRIRRGAEAVFRMMALCGSLAGNVAWRMYQRVTVFRILSDWGYRRVAERRAALSKIICLRPNRPEK; this is encoded by the coding sequence ATGAGCATGCCGCCACGCCCTCTTCCCCTAGTGATTTATGATGGGGAATGCGGCTTTTGCACTGCTTCGATGCGGCGTTGGATCATTGCTGGGATTGGCCGTCTGGAGTTTTCAGCCGTGCAGGACGGAGAGGGGGAGGCTTATGGGTTTCCCCCAGACCGACCGATGGGAGCAGTTCACCTGATCGAGGTGGATGGGCGGATAAGGCGGGGTGCCGAGGCTGTCTTCAGAATGATGGCGCTCTGCGGTAGTTTGGCGGGCAACGTGGCGTGGAGAATGTATCAGCGTGTGACAGTTTTTCGCATTCTCAGCGACTGGGGCTACCGGCGGGTGGCAGAACGTCGGGCGGCGCTCTCAAAAATAATATGCCTACGGCCGAATCGTCCGGAGAAATGA